A genomic window from Flavobacterium phycosphaerae includes:
- a CDS encoding MBL fold metallo-hydrolase RNA specificity domain-containing protein: MKIKFLGGAGTVTGSKTLVESNGVRILIDCGQFQGIKPLRELNWEPLPILPNTIDFVLLTHGHLDHCGWLPRLVNQGFEGKIYCTSPTKDIAKLILLDSAKIQEEEAERANKEKFSKHEKAEPLYDLTQAEQVFPLFRVIKPNEEVQLDAEITATFSNAGHIIGACSIELKLENKTLVFSGDIGRDDDVLMYPPTKPKIADYIFLESTYGNRIHQEEDVKLSLETYINNAFQAGGTVIIPSFAVERAQSIMYLLWQLKEEDKLPDIPYVIDTPMGISVLEVFTKNKNWHKLSESDCIAMCKMFTMNTDYQETVDTIYDTQPKVVIAASGMITGGRVLSYLERYISLPETTIIIVGYQAEGTRGRKLLEGATELKIYGKYYPVLAKILEIEGLSAHGDQNDLLNWLSALQSKPQKVFLVHGENQPADELRIKIQERYGFICSVPMMGQEFEL, from the coding sequence ATGAAAATTAAATTTTTGGGAGGAGCAGGTACCGTGACAGGTTCCAAAACATTAGTTGAAAGCAATGGAGTTCGAATTTTGATTGATTGCGGACAATTTCAGGGAATCAAGCCACTAAGAGAACTTAACTGGGAGCCTCTTCCGATTTTGCCCAACACCATTGATTTTGTTTTGTTGACGCACGGCCATTTAGACCATTGCGGTTGGCTGCCAAGGTTAGTCAATCAAGGTTTTGAAGGTAAAATTTATTGTACTTCTCCAACCAAAGACATAGCTAAATTGATTTTGTTAGACAGTGCTAAAATTCAGGAAGAAGAAGCCGAACGCGCCAATAAAGAAAAGTTTTCCAAACATGAAAAAGCTGAGCCACTGTATGATTTAACACAAGCCGAGCAGGTATTTCCCTTATTTCGAGTAATCAAACCGAATGAAGAAGTGCAACTGGATGCCGAAATAACAGCCACTTTTAGTAATGCCGGACACATTATCGGGGCCTGTTCTATCGAATTGAAACTGGAGAACAAAACGTTGGTTTTTTCCGGAGATATTGGCCGAGATGACGATGTGCTGATGTATCCTCCAACCAAACCCAAAATCGCCGATTATATTTTTCTGGAAAGTACATACGGTAACCGAATTCATCAGGAAGAAGACGTCAAACTTTCTTTAGAAACCTATATCAACAATGCATTTCAAGCAGGTGGTACCGTGATCATTCCGAGTTTTGCTGTTGAAAGAGCACAAAGCATTATGTATTTGCTATGGCAACTAAAGGAAGAAGACAAACTCCCTGATATCCCTTATGTTATTGATACGCCCATGGGCATAAGTGTTTTGGAGGTTTTTACGAAAAATAAAAATTGGCACAAACTTTCCGAAAGTGATTGCATAGCAATGTGTAAAATGTTTACGATGAACACTGATTATCAGGAAACAGTTGATACAATTTATGATACGCAACCTAAAGTAGTTATAGCTGCCAGCGGAATGATTACCGGCGGAAGAGTCTTAAGTTATTTAGAACGCTACATCAGTTTGCCCGAAACCACCATTATCATTGTGGGCTATCAAGCCGAGGGAACTCGTGGAAGAAAATTACTCGAAGGAGCCACTGAATTAAAAATCTACGGAAAATATTATCCTGTTTTAGCCAAAATTCTGGAAATAGAAGGTTTGTCAGCACATGGCGATCAAAACGATTTGCTCAATTGGCTTTCAGCACTGCAGTCTAAACCCCAAAAAGTTTTTTTAGTCCATGGCGAAAACCAACCGGCGGATGAGTTGCGCATCAAGATTCAGGAGCGTTATGGGTTTATTTGTTCTGTTCCTATGATGGGGCAAGAGTTTGAACTGTAA
- a CDS encoding HYC_CC_PP family protein has product MKKHISILLTFFLLVSNLGLAFNVHYCGGKVASVTLHVPTAEGSEKNCCGAVEQESKCCKNKIIKSEIKSEQLIVKSLTFAADYIPVYNDWKPIVFTSNFTFKKTEITPYYCDANAPPFYLLYSQYTFYS; this is encoded by the coding sequence TTGAAAAAGCACATAAGTATTTTGCTGACTTTTTTCCTGTTGGTTTCCAACTTGGGGTTGGCGTTTAATGTGCATTATTGCGGAGGTAAAGTAGCTTCGGTTACTTTGCATGTGCCCACTGCTGAAGGTTCAGAAAAGAATTGTTGCGGTGCTGTTGAGCAAGAATCCAAATGTTGCAAAAACAAAATCATAAAATCTGAAATTAAATCAGAGCAGCTTATCGTCAAAAGTTTAACGTTCGCGGCTGATTACATTCCGGTTTATAACGATTGGAAACCTATCGTTTTTACATCTAATTTTACTTTCAAAAAAACAGAGATTACGCCATACTATTGCGATGCCAATGCGCCGCCGTTTTATCTCTTGTACAGCCAATATACTTTCTACTCCTGA
- a CDS encoding TonB-dependent receptor plug domain-containing protein — translation MKKILLLLALLFSVITFSQETIQQDSLKTVTVEAKRKGLKKSLSGTANTTVVTSKELLKAACCNLAESFETNPSIDVNFSDALTGTKQIKMLGLTSPYIMITEENIPSVRGASQAYGLSFTPGTWVESIQITKGAGSVVNGYESISGQINTELIKPMKDIPFFLNAYGSTDSRFELNTHFNKKVSDYWATSLFVHGNARVSKNDMNDDGFLDNPLGRQFNVANRWQFANPETGWVAFLNLRFMKDEKQTGQLNFDPNRDKGTTNYWGSEINTERLDFTSKVGYVFKDMPYQSIGFQNAFSSHNQGSYFGLNQYDIKQQSYYSNLIFNSIISNTMHKFATGLNFTYDKYAEFVNLANVSRIDNSVGAFFEYTYDDSDKFSYILGGRFDYHNRLGGFFTPRLHVKYNPWEKAVLRFSAGRGKRAANIFAENQNLFASSRTFSVLDTNGKIYGLNPEIAWNYGISFTQNFKLFGMNADTTVDFYRTDFQNQAVVDVMNSPQQVLFYNLKGKSYANSLQLDFNLEIIEHLNLRTAYKYYDISTDYLSGSYQRQLQAKHRFFANLEYETHIAEKGKQWKFDYTFNWLGKQQLPNTASNPHHDQLPEFSPSFSVMNAQITRTFSSTFEMYIGGENIGNYSQHKAVLGSENPFGPTFDTSIVYAPIFGQMYYAGLRFKIK, via the coding sequence ATGAAAAAAATACTGCTACTCTTAGCGCTATTGTTTTCAGTCATCACTTTTTCACAGGAAACGATTCAACAAGATTCCTTAAAAACAGTGACAGTGGAAGCCAAACGCAAAGGGTTAAAAAAATCACTTTCAGGAACCGCCAATACAACTGTAGTTACCAGCAAAGAATTACTAAAAGCGGCTTGTTGTAATTTGGCCGAAAGCTTCGAAACCAATCCGTCTATCGATGTGAATTTTTCGGATGCCTTGACAGGAACCAAACAAATAAAGATGCTCGGGTTAACCAGTCCCTACATCATGATTACCGAAGAAAATATTCCTTCAGTGCGCGGCGCTTCTCAAGCTTATGGGTTGTCTTTTACTCCGGGAACTTGGGTAGAAAGTATCCAAATTACCAAAGGAGCCGGCAGCGTTGTAAATGGCTATGAGAGTATTTCGGGTCAAATTAACACCGAGTTAATCAAACCCATGAAAGACATTCCCTTTTTTCTGAATGCTTACGGCTCGACCGATTCCCGTTTTGAATTAAATACCCATTTCAATAAGAAAGTTTCAGATTATTGGGCTACCAGTTTGTTTGTACACGGCAATGCCCGAGTGTCAAAAAACGATATGAATGATGATGGCTTTCTTGACAATCCGTTGGGAAGACAGTTTAATGTAGCCAACCGTTGGCAATTTGCCAATCCGGAAACAGGTTGGGTGGCGTTTTTAAATCTTCGTTTTATGAAAGATGAAAAGCAAACCGGTCAGCTTAATTTTGATCCTAACAGAGATAAAGGAACAACCAATTATTGGGGTTCTGAAATCAATACGGAACGATTGGATTTTACTTCTAAAGTGGGTTATGTTTTCAAGGATATGCCGTATCAAAGCATTGGCTTTCAAAATGCTTTCAGCAGTCACAATCAAGGATCCTATTTTGGTTTGAATCAATACGACATCAAGCAACAAAGCTATTACTCCAACCTGATTTTCAATTCGATTATCAGCAATACAATGCACAAATTTGCAACAGGGTTGAACTTCACGTATGATAAATATGCCGAGTTTGTAAACCTTGCCAATGTTAGTCGAATAGATAATTCAGTAGGTGCTTTTTTTGAATATACTTATGATGATAGCGACAAGTTCAGTTATATTTTGGGTGGAAGATTCGATTATCACAATAGGTTAGGAGGGTTCTTCACCCCGAGATTGCACGTAAAATACAATCCTTGGGAAAAAGCCGTACTCCGATTTTCAGCCGGAAGAGGCAAGCGCGCCGCCAATATTTTTGCCGAAAACCAAAACCTATTTGCCAGCTCCCGAACCTTTTCGGTTTTAGATACTAATGGGAAAATTTATGGATTGAATCCGGAGATTGCTTGGAATTACGGAATCAGTTTTACTCAGAACTTTAAATTATTTGGCATGAATGCCGATACAACGGTTGATTTTTATCGCACTGATTTTCAAAATCAAGCCGTGGTGGATGTGATGAATTCGCCGCAACAAGTCTTGTTTTATAACTTAAAAGGGAAATCGTATGCTAATAGTTTGCAATTGGATTTCAATTTAGAAATTATCGAACACCTCAATCTGAGAACGGCTTATAAGTATTATGATATTTCGACCGATTATCTTTCGGGGAGTTATCAGCGCCAGTTACAGGCAAAGCACCGTTTCTTTGCGAACTTAGAATATGAAACGCACATAGCCGAAAAAGGAAAACAATGGAAATTTGATTATACATTCAATTGGTTAGGGAAACAGCAATTACCCAACACGGCAAGTAATCCGCATCATGACCAGTTGCCCGAGTTTTCTCCGTCATTTAGTGTGATGAACGCTCAAATTACCCGAACTTTTTCGAGTACTTTTGAAATGTATATCGGAGGCGAAAATATTGGAAATTACAGTCAGCACAAAGCCGTTTTGGGTAGCGAAAATCCATTCGGACCAACTTTTGATACCTCAATTGTGTATGCGCCTATTTTTGGCCAAATGTATTACGCCGGATTGCGATTTAAAATAAAATAA
- a CDS encoding heavy-metal-associated domain-containing protein, which yields MKNIILGMMLLFVALSTQAQEKKNKNAKYQFEVNGNCEQCQKRIQKAAYSVPGVKSATWDIESHNLTVFLNEEKCSVSDVKKAIAKVGHDTDDTKAEDTVYEKLHSCCKYERK from the coding sequence ATGAAGAATATAATTTTAGGAATGATGTTGCTGTTTGTAGCACTTTCTACACAAGCTCAAGAAAAGAAAAATAAAAATGCCAAATACCAATTTGAAGTCAATGGTAATTGTGAACAATGCCAAAAACGAATTCAAAAAGCAGCCTATTCAGTTCCCGGGGTTAAATCGGCGACTTGGGATATTGAAAGCCACAATTTGACGGTATTTTTGAACGAAGAAAAATGTTCGGTTTCAGATGTAAAAAAAGCCATTGCCAAAGTGGGTCACGATACCGATGATACAAAAGCAGAAGATACTGTTTATGAAAAACTGCATTCGTGCTGCAAATACGAAAGAAAATAA
- the can gene encoding carbonate dehydratase, whose product MSDFYKKILDNNKQWVENQLKIDPNYFKDLSQGQNPPLLWIGCSDSRVPANEIIGAKPGEVFVHRNIANMVVHSDMNMLSVLDYAVNALKIKHVIVCGHYGCGGIKAAMGNTSIGIIDNWIRHIKDVYRLHHQELNAIENETDRFNRFVEVNVIEQVFDLAKTSIVQSAWMNGQELTLHGWVYGLNSGFVTDLNVNFSSNKDLDDVYQLEF is encoded by the coding sequence ATGAGCGATTTTTATAAAAAGATATTGGACAATAATAAACAATGGGTCGAGAACCAATTGAAGATTGATCCTAATTATTTCAAAGATTTATCACAAGGTCAAAATCCGCCTTTGTTGTGGATTGGTTGTTCTGATAGTCGCGTTCCGGCCAATGAAATTATAGGGGCCAAACCGGGAGAAGTTTTCGTGCACCGTAACATTGCCAATATGGTGGTGCATTCGGATATGAATATGCTGAGCGTTTTGGATTATGCTGTGAATGCTTTGAAAATTAAACATGTTATTGTTTGTGGTCATTATGGTTGCGGAGGGATTAAAGCAGCTATGGGCAACACTTCTATCGGTATTATTGATAATTGGATTCGTCATATTAAAGATGTTTATCGTTTGCATCATCAGGAATTGAATGCTATTGAAAATGAAACCGATCGTTTTAATCGTTTTGTAGAAGTGAACGTTATTGAGCAAGTTTTTGATTTGGCCAAAACTTCTATCGTACAATCTGCATGGATGAATGGTCAAGAATTAACGCTTCACGGTTGGGTTTATGGTTTAAATTCGGGCTTTGTGACGGATTTGAATGTAAATTTCAGCAGTAATAAAGACTTAGACGATGTTTATCAATTAGAATTTTAA
- a CDS encoding DUF2490 domain-containing protein — MRKVLLLISFLFISNQYLNAQGMTQNQRVWFAYSGQYKVSKNWGYHIEAQFRMDNQLEQNVQNIYRIGAVYFISPSKNLTSGYALVNTFDAATERFFKENRLWEQFQYNKKWHENKNVMTHRLRLEQRWVGSIGMVDGNPVSTGSNCQNRLRYLNRNLFHITNLKATDEEIYAVLQNEFFVTLGDNKVNSNIVDQNRFLIGLGLNYNNHIRLEVGYMNHFVNSNAKADVMNHTISISLIQNLNLQKQ, encoded by the coding sequence ATGCGCAAAGTTCTACTACTAATCAGCTTTCTTTTTATTTCAAATCAGTATTTGAATGCTCAGGGCATGACCCAAAATCAGCGGGTTTGGTTTGCTTATTCCGGACAATATAAGGTTTCCAAAAACTGGGGCTATCATATTGAAGCGCAATTCAGAATGGACAATCAATTGGAACAGAATGTACAAAACATCTACCGAATCGGAGCGGTTTATTTTATTTCACCTTCTAAAAATCTAACCTCCGGATATGCTTTAGTTAATACGTTTGACGCAGCGACTGAACGTTTCTTTAAAGAAAATAGGCTTTGGGAACAGTTTCAATACAATAAAAAATGGCACGAAAACAAAAATGTCATGACACATCGATTGCGGTTGGAACAGCGCTGGGTAGGCTCGATTGGAATGGTTGACGGAAATCCGGTTTCAACAGGGAGTAATTGCCAAAACCGATTGCGTTATCTGAATCGGAATTTATTTCACATCACCAATTTGAAAGCTACCGATGAAGAAATTTATGCCGTGTTGCAAAATGAGTTCTTTGTCACTTTGGGTGATAATAAAGTCAATTCCAATATAGTTGACCAAAACCGTTTTTTGATTGGTTTGGGACTGAATTATAATAATCACATCCGTTTGGAGGTAGGCTATATGAATCACTTTGTGAATTCTAATGCCAAAGCTGACGTGATGAATCACACGATTTCTATTTCGTTAATTCAGAACCTAAATTTGCAAAAACAATAG